The proteins below come from a single Miscanthus floridulus cultivar M001 chromosome 1, ASM1932011v1, whole genome shotgun sequence genomic window:
- the LOC136503062 gene encoding auxin transporter-like protein 2, with translation MASEANGGVVAIEKGAEAVGVGRYVEVEQDQDSNTVKSRLSGLLWHGGSAYDAWFSCASNQVAQVLLTLPYSFSQLGMLSGIVFQLFYGLMGSWTAYLISILYVEYRTRKEREKVDFRNHVIQWFEVLDGLLGRHWRNVGLAFNCTFLLFGSVIQLIACASNIYYINDKLDKRTWTYIFGACCATTVFIPSFHNYRIWSFLGLVMTTYTAWYLAVASLIHGQVDGVKHSAPTKMVLYFTGATNILYTFGGHAVSVEIMHAMWRPQKFKAIYLMATLYVLTLTLPSAASVYWAFGDQLLTHSNALALLPRTPFRDAAVVLMLVHQFITFGFACTPLYFVWEKLIGLHDCRSLCKRAAARLPVVVPIWFLAIIFPFFGPINSAVGSLLVSFTVYIIPALAHMITFRSATARENAVEPPPRLVGRWTGTYMINAFVVAWVLVVGFGFGGWASMTNFVRQIDTFGLFTKCYQCPAPPLPPGAAPLPFPGDLGNITMPFNGTAGGAELPPAPAPSPAHFFRHHRHHGHGL, from the exons ATGGCCTCAGAGGCCAATGGGGGCGTCGTCGCCATCGAGAAGGGAGCGGAGGCGGTCGGCGTCGGGCGGTACGTGGAAGTGGAGCAGGACCAAGACTCCAACACCGTCAAGTCGCGGCTCTCCGGCCTGCTCTGGCACGGCGGCTCCGCCTACGACGCTTGGTTCAGCTGCGCCTCCAACCAG GTGGCTCAGGTGCTCCTGACCCTGCCCTACTCGTTCTCGCAACTGGGGATGCTGAGCGGCATAGTGTTCCAGCTCTTCTACGGACTGATGGGCAGCTGGACGGCGTACCTCATCAGCATCCTCTACGTGGAGTACCGGACCAGGAAGGAGAGGGAGAAGGTCGACTTCAGGAACCATGTCATCCAG TGGTTCGAGGTGCTGGACGGGCTGCTCGGGAGGCACTGGAGGAACGTCGGCCTGGCCTTCAACTGCACGTTCCTGCTCTTCGGCTCTGTCATCCAGCTCATCGCGTGCGCAAG CAACATCTACTACATCAACGACAAGCTGGACAAGCGGACGTGGACGTACATCTTCGGCGCCTGCTGCGCTACGACGGTGTTCATCCCGTCGTTCCACAACTACCGGATCTGGTCGTTCCTGGGCCTCGTCATGACCACCTACACGGCGTGGTACCTCGCCGTCGCCTCCCTCATCCACGGCCAG GTTGATGGCGTGAAGCACTCCGCGCCGACCAAGATGGTGCTCTACTTCACCGGGGCAACAAACATTCTCTACACCTTCGGAGGCCACGCTGTTAGTGT GGAGATCATGCACGCGATGTGGCGGCCGCAGAAGTTCAAGGCGATCTACCTGATGGCGACGCTGTACGTGCTGACGCTGACGCTGCCGTCGGCGGCGAGCGTGTACTGGGCGTTCGGGGACCAGCTGCTGACGCACTCCAACGCGCTGGCGCTGCTCCCGCGCACGCCCTTCCGCGACGCCGCCGTCGTGCTCATGCTCGTCCACCAGTTCATCACCTTCGGCTTCGCCTGCACGCCGCTCTACTTCGTCTGGGAGAAGCTCATCGGCCTCCACGACTGCCGCAGCCTCTGCAAGCGCGCCGCCGCGAGACTCCCCGTCGTCGTGCCCATCTGGTTCCTCGCCATCATCTTCCCCTTCTTCGGGCCCATCAACTCCGCCGTGGGGTCGCTCCTCGTCAGCTTCACCGTCTACATCATCCCGGCGCTGGCGCACATGATCACCTTCCGATCCGCAACCGCCCGTGAG AACGCGGTGGAGCCGCCGCCGCGGCTGGTGGGGCGTTGGACGGGCACGTACATGATCAACGCGTTCGTGGTTGCGTGGGTGCTGGTGGTCGGCTTCGGCTTCGGCGGCTGGGCAAGCATGACCAACTTCGTCCGCCAGATCGACACCTTCGGCCTCTTCACCAAGTGCTACCAGTGCCCGGCGCCGCCCCTGCCACCGGGCGCCGCCCCCTTGCCGTTCCCCGGCGACCTCGGCAACATCACGATGCCATTCAACGGGACCGCCGGAGGCGCGGAGCTCCCTCCGGCCCCGGCTCCTTCGCCGGCGCATTTCTTCCGCCACCACCGGCATCACGGCCACGGGCTCTGA